The nucleotide window AATTAATGTTAAAAGATATAGATACTGTTACATTGTATTTAAGTGCTAAAAACCAAGTAACTTATTATGATTATATTCTTAGTTTAAATGTGAATAGAGTAATTTTTAATCCAGGAACAGAAAACAGTGAATTTAAAAATTTGCTTGAAGAGAATGGTGTTAAAACAGAGGTAGCATGTACTCTAGTATTACTTTCAACAGGGCAATATTAGTTTAAAACTTGAATAGGGAAGGAGTCTATAGAATAACGTTTACCAGCTTCTGCTAATTCAACATTTTCAAAAACAGTTTGAGCTTCGTTTTTAAAATCATTGATGTTATTGTACCTGCTTGAATAATGCCCAATAATTAATTTTCCAACATTAGCTTGACTGGCAATTGAAGCAGCTTGTTCAGCAGTAGAATGTTTAGTTTTATCACATAAATCTTCTCTATCTTTTAAAAAAGTAGCTTCATGGTACAAAACATCTACATCTTTTATGATAGGTACTATATCTGGTTTGTACTCAGTATCACTACAAAAAGCAAAACTCTTTGGTTTTGAAGGCTCAATGGTTAATTTTAAATTAGGAATTACTTCTCCCGAAGATAAAATAAAATCTTTTCCAGCTTTTAAATTATGATAGTCACAGGTGTCAATTTCATCATATTGTTTTATATTTTCAATATGTAGTT belongs to Tenacibaculum sp. MAR_2010_89 and includes:
- a CDS encoding CoA-binding protein; protein product: MKNTTLVLGASLKENRYSNRAVKLLDNKGFSVRAIGNKEGSINAIKIVTEKLMLKDIDTVTLYLSAKNQVTYYDYILSLNVNRVIFNPGTENSEFKNLLEENGVKTEVACTLVLLSTGQY